The following are from one region of the Pseudohongiella spirulinae genome:
- a CDS encoding AAA family ATPase translates to MRFTGTRQYVATGELQMAVNAAISLQKPLLIKGEPGTGKTMLAEQIAESLGLRIIQWHIKSTTRAQQGLYEYDAVSRLRDSQLGDPKVHDIANYIVKGKLWEAFEADEPVVLLIDEIDKADIEFPNDLLLEIDKMEFYVYETRQQVKAQHRPIVIITSNNEKELPDAFLRRCFFHYIKFPDPVTMEKIIAVHFPDIKKELLSQAMDIFFDVRKVPGLKKKPSTSELIDWLKLLLADDIPEEVLRNKDNTSAIPPLYGALLKNEQDVHLLEKLAFMHRAKR, encoded by the coding sequence ATGCGCTTTACCGGAACCAGACAGTATGTCGCCACCGGCGAACTCCAGATGGCGGTCAACGCGGCCATCAGTTTGCAGAAACCCCTGTTGATAAAAGGCGAGCCGGGCACGGGTAAAACCATGCTGGCTGAACAGATTGCTGAATCACTGGGATTGAGAATAATTCAGTGGCACATAAAGTCTACAACCCGCGCTCAGCAGGGTCTGTATGAATACGATGCGGTATCCCGATTGCGCGATTCACAACTGGGTGACCCGAAGGTGCATGATATCGCCAACTACATCGTGAAAGGCAAATTGTGGGAAGCCTTTGAGGCAGATGAACCGGTAGTGCTGTTGATTGACGAAATCGACAAGGCTGATATCGAGTTCCCCAACGACCTGTTGCTGGAAATAGACAAGATGGAGTTTTACGTTTACGAAACCCGTCAACAGGTCAAGGCACAACATCGACCGATCGTCATCATCACCAGCAATAATGAGAAGGAGTTACCCGACGCGTTTTTACGGCGCTGTTTCTTCCACTACATCAAGTTTCCTGATCCGGTGACCATGGAAAAGATCATTGCCGTGCATTTCCCTGACATCAAAAAGGAGTTGCTCAGTCAGGCGATGGATATTTTTTTCGACGTGCGTAAAGTACCTGGTCTCAAGAAGAAACCATCGACCTCCGAATTGATCGACTGGCTGAAACTTCTGCTGGCCGACGATATCCCGGAAGAGGTATTGCGCAACAAGGATAATACCAGTGCCATACCCCCATTATACGGTGCGCTACTGAAAAATGAGCAGGATGTACATTTGCTGGAGAAACTGGCATTTATGCATCGCGCCAAACGTTAA
- the recR gene encoding recombination mediator RecR translates to MHSKLLDQLIQSLRCLPGVGPKSAQRMALYLMERNRTGAALLSETITEALQRLGRCQQCRALTEEAVCRLCSNPNRDQSLLCIVGSPADMFAIEQAGSYNGMYFLLTGHLSPIDGIGPQEIGISELLTLLDSRPVQEVILANNPTVEGEATASYIAALLRDRELSVSRIAHGVPVGGELEFVDGGTLSHAFNGRLRLK, encoded by the coding sequence ATGCACAGTAAATTGCTCGACCAATTAATCCAGTCTTTGCGCTGCCTGCCGGGCGTTGGACCAAAATCTGCACAGCGCATGGCGCTCTACCTGATGGAACGCAACCGCACTGGTGCAGCTCTTTTAAGTGAAACAATTACCGAGGCCCTGCAGCGGCTGGGACGTTGCCAGCAATGCCGGGCGTTGACGGAAGAGGCGGTATGTAGACTCTGCAGCAACCCGAACCGGGATCAGAGTCTATTATGTATTGTTGGCTCACCAGCAGATATGTTTGCTATAGAGCAGGCCGGCAGCTATAACGGAATGTACTTCCTGTTGACGGGCCACCTGTCACCTATTGACGGCATAGGCCCACAGGAGATAGGTATTTCTGAACTACTGACTCTTCTTGATTCTCGTCCTGTTCAGGAGGTGATACTTGCCAACAATCCGACTGTAGAAGGCGAGGCTACAGCCAGCTATATCGCCGCTTTGCTCAGGGACCGGGAATTGAGTGTTTCAAGAATCGCTCACGGCGTGCCGGTTGGCGGAGAGCTTGAATTTGTTGATGGGGGTACATTAAGCCATGCATTTAACGGACGACTACGCCTGAAATGA
- a CDS encoding pyrroloquinoline quinone-dependent dehydrogenase, producing MPRIRKSLAWLSTAVVVSVSATATAQTVDWQTYGSDLAASKYVPLEQINASNVNELQIAWSWETPDNELFRQHDNASAGEYKSTPIMIDDTLYVSTSLGQVAAIDAVSGEQRWVFDTGSWQRGRHPNFNNNHRGVAWWDDGIDGRILMAANDGLLWSINARTGQPDAAFGENGVVDLKLGLGRETRIGLYGAISPPTVINDIIVVGSSISDGPLFQDQLPPGHVRGFDARTGEQRWIFHTIPQGEEAGAETWENGAWRTAGATNVWTTMSADPETGYVYLPTSTPNNDWYGAHRLGDNLYAESLVCLDSATGEVVWHFQTVRHGLWDYDLPAAPNLLDININGEIIKAVAQVSKQGFVFVFDRITGEPVWPIEDRAVPQSNVPGERSSPTQPFPSKPPPFEPQGISDATLIDFTPELREQALALIADVDYGPLYTPPSERGVIIFPGYSGGATWTGAATDPETGVMYVPSFSAPRFVRLRKPESGESDFGYIRDRSFDISGPQGLPLIKPPYARITAIDLNRGEHLWMVPHGEGIRQRLINMGIEDPGPVGSFGRNGPLLTKSLLFVAQLDGSRPLIRSYDKQSGAVLSELDLPLPPMGTPMSYMVNGKQFIVMAIGAGPDTRLIGLSLP from the coding sequence GTGCCGCGAATTCGTAAAAGTCTTGCCTGGCTGTCTACCGCAGTTGTCGTCAGTGTCTCGGCGACGGCAACTGCACAAACGGTCGACTGGCAGACCTATGGTTCTGATCTGGCCGCCAGCAAATACGTGCCGCTGGAACAGATAAATGCCAGCAATGTGAACGAGCTGCAGATTGCGTGGTCCTGGGAAACTCCGGACAATGAGTTGTTCCGTCAACACGACAATGCCAGTGCCGGGGAGTATAAATCCACCCCGATCATGATCGATGACACCCTTTACGTGAGCACCTCACTGGGGCAGGTGGCTGCTATAGATGCGGTGAGTGGTGAACAACGCTGGGTGTTTGATACCGGTTCCTGGCAAAGAGGGCGTCATCCGAATTTCAACAACAATCACCGGGGCGTCGCCTGGTGGGATGATGGCATTGACGGCCGTATTTTGATGGCGGCTAACGATGGCTTGCTGTGGTCAATCAACGCCCGAACCGGCCAGCCGGATGCGGCCTTCGGAGAGAATGGCGTCGTTGACCTCAAACTTGGCCTGGGGCGCGAGACGCGCATTGGCCTGTATGGTGCGATTTCGCCGCCAACTGTCATTAATGACATCATTGTTGTGGGATCTTCTATCAGTGACGGGCCACTGTTTCAGGATCAGTTGCCCCCGGGGCATGTGCGCGGTTTCGATGCGCGGACCGGCGAACAGCGCTGGATATTCCACACCATTCCGCAAGGCGAGGAGGCGGGCGCAGAGACCTGGGAGAATGGCGCATGGCGCACAGCCGGCGCGACTAACGTATGGACGACAATGAGCGCCGATCCGGAAACCGGCTATGTCTACCTGCCAACCAGCACGCCCAACAACGATTGGTACGGTGCACACCGTCTTGGCGACAACCTGTACGCCGAGAGCCTGGTCTGCCTGGATTCAGCCACCGGTGAGGTGGTCTGGCATTTTCAGACCGTCAGGCACGGATTGTGGGATTATGATTTGCCGGCGGCGCCCAATCTGCTTGATATCAACATTAACGGCGAAATCATCAAAGCGGTCGCCCAGGTTAGCAAGCAGGGCTTCGTGTTTGTTTTTGATCGGATAACCGGAGAGCCGGTCTGGCCGATTGAAGACCGGGCCGTTCCGCAATCAAATGTGCCCGGCGAGCGCAGTTCGCCAACCCAGCCGTTTCCGAGCAAACCACCGCCTTTCGAGCCGCAGGGTATTTCGGATGCGACTCTGATCGACTTTACGCCGGAACTACGTGAACAGGCATTAGCCTTGATCGCGGATGTGGACTATGGGCCGCTTTATACGCCGCCCTCCGAGCGCGGTGTCATCATTTTCCCCGGTTACAGCGGCGGTGCGACATGGACCGGTGCAGCAACCGATCCCGAGACTGGCGTGATGTACGTTCCATCGTTTTCGGCACCCCGATTCGTCCGACTGCGAAAGCCCGAGTCGGGGGAATCCGACTTTGGCTATATACGTGATCGCAGCTTTGATATCAGTGGCCCGCAGGGTCTGCCGTTAATCAAACCACCCTATGCAAGAATTACGGCCATTGATCTTAATCGGGGAGAGCATCTCTGGATGGTGCCGCATGGGGAAGGTATCCGGCAGCGCCTGATCAACATGGGTATTGAGGATCCCGGCCCGGTAGGAAGTTTCGGGCGCAATGGGCCTTTGCTGACAAAAAGTCTGCTGTTTGTTGCCCAGCTTGATGGCAGCAGGCCATTGATTCGCAGTTACGACAAGCAGAGCGGCGCTGTCTTGAGCGAACTGGATTTGCCATTACCGCCAATGGGCACGCCAATGAGCTATATGGTTAACGGCAAGCAGTTTATCGTGATGGCAATCGGAGCAGGGCCGGATACACGACTTATTGGCCTGTCTTTACCCTGA
- a CDS encoding YcgN family cysteine cluster protein encodes MPDKQSADNQLQPFWEKPLESLNRREWESLCDGCGRCCLKKLQDEDDRIWYTRVVCKLLDQPTCGCTSYANRQTLVPDCLVLDLDTLAREHDWIPASCAYKLRYQGLPLPEWHPLLTGSRQAMLDEGIAVTGKVISEEYVHDDGIEEHIIRWVTA; translated from the coding sequence ATGCCTGACAAACAATCCGCTGACAATCAATTACAGCCTTTCTGGGAGAAACCACTGGAAAGCCTGAACCGCCGCGAATGGGAGTCACTGTGCGATGGCTGTGGCCGCTGCTGCCTGAAAAAGCTTCAAGACGAAGACGACCGGATCTGGTACACGCGCGTGGTCTGCAAGCTGTTGGATCAGCCAACCTGCGGTTGCACTTCCTATGCAAACCGACAGACGCTGGTGCCGGACTGCCTGGTACTCGATCTGGATACTCTGGCACGTGAACATGACTGGATTCCGGCAAGCTGTGCTTATAAACTCAGATATCAGGGTTTGCCCTTGCCAGAATGGCATCCGTTACTGACAGGCTCGCGACAGGCTATGCTTGATGAAGGCATCGCCGTGACCGGCAAAGTGATCTCTGAGGAGTATGTCCATGATGACGGAATTGAGGAACACATCATTCGGTGGGTGACCGCCTGA
- a CDS encoding pyrroloquinoline quinone-dependent dehydrogenase: MYPSKPQICLFPRFLPKSLVFSVSALLAGLGTLAHANDWQHYGSDLGSSKYAPFDQIDERNVSQLRQAWRWDSPDNATVAANHAAENFRATPSAFKATPIAIDGVLYINTSFGRVSAIDGVSGEELWMFDTRGWEAGRPANLGYNSRGVSYWSDGDQKRILALSNDAYLWSIDAETGQLDESFGDGGKVDLAQGLGREINRRAYTMMSAPLIYEHLAIVGSSIHDGPMYQEAPPGHVRAFDVRTGEQVWIFHTIPQAGEFGNETWENDSWQKVGNTNVWTQMSADPELGLVYLPVGTPTNDWYGGHRLGDNLFAETLIAVDALTGERRWHFQAVKHGLWDYDLPAAPNLVDITVDGKPVKALAQISKQGFVYVLNRETGEPVWPMEERPVPQSTVPGERTSPTQLHPTRPAAFEPQGVSDETIVDFTPQLRAEAMENIQRFDYGPLFTPPSLRGTILLPGWAGGGGWQGSAVDPETGIVYIPSGTGPIVVQLVEPEPGTSDFRYVRGGVTSVNGPQGLPLTKPPYGRITAIDLNSGDHLWMVPHGEGPRQRIIDLGIEDPGPVGSASRTGPVLTRTLLFIAQQDGGRSVLRAFDKTSGAIVHEIDLPSVPSATPMTYMADGKQYIAIALGGGPESFMVSYALP; encoded by the coding sequence ATGTACCCATCCAAGCCGCAAATCTGTCTGTTTCCCCGGTTTCTTCCAAAATCACTTGTTTTTTCAGTCTCAGCATTGCTGGCTGGGCTCGGTACCCTGGCGCATGCTAATGACTGGCAGCACTACGGCTCCGATCTCGGGTCCAGCAAATATGCTCCTTTTGATCAAATTGATGAGCGCAACGTCAGTCAATTGAGACAGGCCTGGCGCTGGGATTCACCTGATAACGCCACCGTTGCGGCCAATCACGCTGCGGAGAACTTTCGCGCCACACCTTCAGCATTCAAGGCCACACCCATTGCGATCGATGGCGTGCTGTATATAAACACCTCATTCGGCCGGGTTTCCGCTATTGACGGTGTAAGCGGCGAAGAGCTCTGGATGTTTGATACAAGGGGCTGGGAGGCAGGGCGCCCCGCGAACCTTGGTTATAACAGCCGGGGCGTCAGCTACTGGAGTGATGGTGACCAAAAGCGCATTCTGGCGCTATCCAATGACGCTTATCTTTGGTCAATTGATGCTGAAACCGGCCAACTGGATGAGAGTTTCGGTGATGGCGGTAAAGTAGATCTGGCGCAGGGTCTGGGCAGGGAGATTAATCGTCGCGCTTACACTATGATGTCAGCACCGCTGATCTATGAACATCTGGCAATAGTCGGTTCATCGATCCACGATGGACCGATGTATCAGGAGGCTCCTCCAGGGCATGTTCGGGCCTTTGATGTCAGAACTGGCGAACAGGTATGGATATTCCACACCATTCCCCAGGCGGGCGAGTTTGGCAATGAGACCTGGGAGAACGATTCCTGGCAAAAAGTCGGCAATACCAACGTCTGGACGCAAATGAGTGCGGACCCGGAGCTGGGATTGGTGTATCTGCCGGTTGGTACTCCAACCAATGACTGGTACGGTGGCCACAGGCTGGGTGACAACCTGTTTGCTGAGACGTTGATCGCGGTTGATGCGCTGACAGGCGAAAGACGCTGGCATTTTCAGGCGGTCAAACACGGCTTGTGGGATTATGATCTACCGGCGGCGCCCAATCTGGTGGATATCACTGTCGACGGTAAACCTGTAAAAGCGCTGGCCCAGATTTCCAAACAAGGGTTTGTTTATGTTCTGAATCGCGAAACCGGCGAACCTGTCTGGCCCATGGAAGAAAGGCCTGTACCTCAATCTACAGTGCCAGGCGAGCGCACGTCGCCGACCCAACTTCACCCGACACGGCCTGCAGCCTTTGAGCCGCAGGGTGTTTCGGATGAGACAATAGTCGACTTCACTCCTCAGCTGCGCGCCGAAGCCATGGAGAATATCCAGCGCTTTGACTATGGCCCACTGTTTACGCCGCCATCGCTGCGTGGCACCATTTTGCTGCCAGGCTGGGCCGGTGGCGGTGGTTGGCAGGGTTCTGCCGTTGATCCGGAAACCGGGATTGTCTACATCCCATCAGGCACAGGACCCATTGTCGTGCAGCTGGTGGAGCCTGAACCTGGCACCTCCGATTTCAGATACGTGCGTGGCGGGGTAACGTCGGTTAATGGCCCGCAGGGCTTGCCTCTGACCAAGCCACCTTATGGGCGAATCACTGCCATAGACCTGAACTCCGGCGATCATCTTTGGATGGTTCCGCATGGTGAAGGCCCCAGGCAGCGGATTATCGATCTCGGCATTGAGGATCCGGGCCCGGTCGGTTCGGCCTCTCGAACAGGTCCGGTGCTGACCCGTACCTTGCTGTTTATAGCGCAGCAGGATGGTGGCAGGTCGGTGCTGCGTGCCTTCGACAAGACAAGCGGCGCCATTGTGCACGAAATCGATCTGCCTTCTGTCCCATCGGCGACACCAATGACCTACATGGCAGATGGCAAGCAGTATATCGCGATTGCGCTGGGTGGCGGGCCCGAATCCTTTATGGTGAGCTATGCCTTGCCCTGA
- the rnd gene encoding ribonuclease D has protein sequence MNDSVNAVDYTFVSLSRELDQLCDKWSHLPVLALDTEFIRVNTFYPKPGLIQVCDGQDVYLLDPLDIDDFSSFKALLNNPAICKVLHSSSEDLVLFLNFFGMLPEPLFDTQKAAAFLGYGPSISYQNLVNDMTGIALGKGETRSNWLHRPLSEQQLHYAALDVKYLPELYKRLCDQLHARDRLAMFQAECAAMIDTAVRIEDEASWPNLYQQMGAAWRLNTQQLGVLQLLGIWREQQARLRDTPRTWVARDADLIQIAERMPETLSELKSLKEMSRNLYNKDADAILALVCKAEPVPQDVLENIDGAPLNHHQRVLLKKMQKAVGLIAKQSGIAEELLARKKVLIRILRLNENVEDWNMIRWPSEVRVWQQTLLHEPIAQALGVKSDA, from the coding sequence ATGAACGACTCGGTAAACGCAGTAGACTACACATTCGTCAGCCTCTCCCGGGAGCTGGATCAATTGTGTGATAAGTGGAGTCACCTGCCTGTACTGGCTCTTGACACTGAATTTATTCGGGTCAATACCTTTTATCCAAAACCAGGTCTGATTCAGGTCTGTGATGGTCAGGATGTTTATTTGCTGGATCCACTTGATATCGATGACTTTTCATCATTCAAGGCGCTATTGAATAATCCGGCCATTTGTAAAGTGCTGCATTCTTCTTCTGAGGATCTGGTTTTGTTTCTGAACTTCTTCGGGATGCTGCCAGAGCCCTTGTTTGATACTCAGAAGGCCGCTGCCTTTCTGGGATACGGCCCCAGTATCAGCTACCAGAATCTGGTCAATGATATGACTGGCATTGCACTTGGAAAGGGGGAAACCCGCTCAAACTGGCTGCATCGCCCTCTCAGCGAGCAGCAACTCCACTATGCTGCACTGGATGTAAAGTACCTGCCAGAGTTGTATAAACGCTTGTGTGATCAATTGCATGCGCGCGATCGTCTTGCAATGTTTCAGGCCGAGTGTGCTGCAATGATTGATACAGCTGTTCGTATCGAAGATGAAGCCTCGTGGCCAAATCTATATCAGCAGATGGGTGCCGCCTGGCGTCTGAACACGCAGCAATTGGGTGTACTGCAACTCCTTGGTATCTGGCGTGAACAACAGGCACGGCTTAGAGATACTCCCAGGACCTGGGTGGCCCGGGACGCCGATCTCATTCAGATTGCTGAACGGATGCCGGAAACGCTGTCGGAGCTTAAGTCTCTGAAAGAAATGTCCAGAAATCTTTACAACAAAGACGCAGATGCGATACTCGCCCTGGTATGTAAGGCTGAACCGGTGCCTCAGGATGTGCTGGAGAATATCGATGGGGCACCTCTCAACCATCATCAAAGAGTATTGTTAAAGAAAATGCAAAAAGCGGTTGGTCTTATAGCCAAACAAAGCGGTATCGCTGAAGAATTGCTGGCCCGTAAAAAAGTATTAATCCGTATATTACGACTCAATGAAAATGTTGAAGACTGGAATATGATCCGTTGGCCGTCTGAAGTCCGTGTATGGCAGCAGACTTTGCTACACGAGCCGATCGCACAGGCCCTGGGAGTCAAGAGTGATGCCTGA
- the dnaX gene encoding DNA polymerase III subunit gamma/tau produces MSYQVLARKWRPKNFSEMAGQAHVLQTLSHALEQQRLHHAYLFTGTRGVGKTTVARILARCLNCETGITAAPCGQCDACREISEGRFIDLIEVDAASRTRVEDTRELLENVQYAPSRGRFKVYLIDEVHMLSTHSFNALLKTLEEPPPHVKFLLATTDPQKLPVTVLSRCLQFHLKNLAPQQIVNYLQSVLTAEQIEFEENALWQLARAANGSMRDALTLLDQSISFGEGRVHSQAVTALLGTPDHKLLFSLLDALKDRDGERVINDIAQCAENNPDFERLMTAMAELLHRLALAQAVPGTVDNSQGDKELVQSLAGQLAAEDVQLYYQFALQCIQEMKFSPDKRMSFEMSLLRMLAFSPDVFGHEEAEHIPDQSVEKKKPLSSPAQNPDPVSPLAGAVAHEADSEQKEEIQGSQPLPEEKTDSIDAAAAPVTDIDDWYRLVEQCRLTGISANILWNCIPDSQTVSHMDLLLDENQSALYSIDQDQHIARALSEVSGREMTVSISKAALNTETPAQRRARIKREAIEALHHSFHNDPGVVALVTTFDARIEQLRTHYERT; encoded by the coding sequence ATGAGTTATCAGGTGCTCGCCAGAAAATGGCGTCCAAAAAATTTCAGTGAAATGGCCGGCCAGGCGCATGTCCTGCAGACTCTGAGCCATGCTCTGGAGCAGCAACGCCTGCATCATGCTTATCTGTTCACAGGTACACGGGGCGTAGGCAAAACGACCGTCGCCCGTATCCTGGCTCGTTGTCTGAATTGCGAAACAGGGATCACGGCTGCACCTTGCGGGCAATGCGATGCCTGTCGCGAAATTTCTGAAGGCCGCTTTATCGATCTGATTGAAGTGGATGCCGCTTCGCGCACCCGTGTGGAAGATACCCGTGAGCTCCTGGAAAATGTCCAGTATGCTCCGTCGCGTGGTCGTTTCAAGGTCTATCTGATAGACGAAGTTCATATGCTGTCAACGCACAGTTTTAATGCCCTGCTGAAGACGCTGGAAGAACCCCCGCCGCACGTCAAATTCCTGCTGGCCACTACCGACCCCCAGAAACTACCGGTAACTGTTTTATCGCGCTGTCTGCAGTTTCATCTCAAAAACCTGGCACCTCAGCAAATTGTCAACTACCTGCAGTCTGTGTTGACGGCCGAGCAGATTGAATTTGAAGAAAACGCGCTATGGCAGCTGGCGCGGGCGGCTAATGGCAGTATGCGTGATGCATTGACCTTGCTGGATCAAAGTATTTCTTTTGGCGAAGGTCGGGTGCATAGTCAGGCCGTGACCGCGCTATTGGGTACGCCGGATCATAAGCTGTTGTTTTCCCTGCTGGATGCTCTGAAAGATCGAGATGGCGAGCGTGTGATAAATGATATAGCTCAGTGCGCCGAAAATAATCCCGACTTCGAACGCCTGATGACAGCGATGGCGGAATTACTGCATCGACTGGCGCTCGCTCAGGCTGTGCCCGGCACGGTGGACAACAGCCAGGGTGACAAAGAGCTTGTGCAGTCGCTGGCAGGGCAATTGGCTGCTGAAGATGTGCAGCTCTATTACCAGTTTGCCCTGCAATGTATCCAGGAAATGAAATTCTCGCCCGATAAGCGCATGAGTTTCGAAATGTCTCTGCTACGGATGCTCGCCTTCAGTCCAGATGTTTTTGGACATGAAGAAGCTGAACACATACCAGATCAGTCAGTCGAAAAAAAAAAGCCCCTGAGTTCTCCGGCGCAAAATCCTGACCCGGTATCACCCCTCGCCGGCGCAGTAGCTCATGAAGCCGATTCGGAGCAGAAAGAAGAAATACAGGGTAGTCAGCCGCTGCCTGAAGAGAAAACCGATAGTATTGATGCTGCGGCTGCCCCGGTCACCGATATAGACGACTGGTACCGTCTGGTTGAACAGTGCCGTTTAACTGGCATCAGTGCAAATATCCTCTGGAACTGTATCCCCGATAGTCAGACAGTATCTCATATGGATTTGCTGCTAGACGAAAATCAGAGTGCGCTGTATTCAATCGATCAGGATCAACACATTGCCAGAGCTCTGTCTGAGGTTTCTGGTCGCGAAATGACGGTCAGCATCTCCAAAGCCGCACTGAACACCGAAACACCGGCGCAGAGACGTGCCAGAATCAAGCGCGAGGCTATCGAGGCCTTACACCATAGTTTTCACAATGATCCGGGTGTAGTTGCCCTGGTGACTACCTTTGATGCACGCATTGAACAGTTGAGGACACATTATGAGCGAACTTAA
- a CDS encoding YbaB/EbfC family nucleoid-associated protein, producing the protein MSELNINELMQQAKKMQEQMQKAQEEAAKRSVTGESGAGLVKIELGGRYDARRVELSDDLMNEEKEIIEDLIVAAINDAVKKLEDGNKDSLSQMASGLKLPEGFRFPF; encoded by the coding sequence ATGAGCGAACTTAATATAAACGAGCTGATGCAACAGGCCAAGAAAATGCAAGAGCAAATGCAGAAGGCTCAGGAAGAGGCAGCCAAACGCAGCGTAACCGGCGAATCCGGTGCAGGCCTGGTCAAGATAGAGCTGGGCGGTCGCTATGATGCCAGGAGGGTCGAGTTGAGCGACGACCTGATGAACGAAGAAAAGGAGATAATCGAGGACCTGATCGTCGCTGCCATTAATGATGCGGTCAAGAAACTCGAGGACGGTAATAAAGACTCTCTGAGCCAGATGGCTTCGGGATTGAAGTTACCGGAAGGATTCCGGTTTCCTTTTTGA